The Streptomyces sp. Alt3 genome has a segment encoding these proteins:
- a CDS encoding Gfo/Idh/MocA family protein: MNDDAPQDRNSWDQDPQTTDDSSLSRRSVLRTTAGAVGVAGTGLGLGALGSGSASAAEHPADSEALSVPARRGATMAGVRFDRRSTVRVGIVGLGNRGGSMIDLFLAVDGVRVVAVCDPVKDKAERAAAKVTAAGQPAPAVYTKGEDDYANLCARGDIDFVYVATPWDFHFEMARTAMLNGKHVGVECPIALRLDQLWELVDLSERTRRHCMQLENCCYGRNEMRVLRMAHAGLFGDLLHGAGAYNHDLRGLMFDPDYYEGPWRRLWHTRLRGDLYPNHGFGPVSNYMDVNRGDRAVSITSVGTPSLGLAAYRKEHMPAGDASWKETYIESDRTISLVQTAKGRVIRLEHDVSTPHPYSRINSLGGTKGVFEDYPERIYLEPDHSNDEWADFGAYADWDHWLWKEHSDPPGGHGGMDYMMVFRLMQCMRLGLAPDFDVYDAATWTAPVPLSHLSIKAKGAPQQIPDFTRGEWRKARSGVDSDRPTE; this comes from the coding sequence ATGAATGACGACGCACCACAGGACCGGAATTCGTGGGACCAGGACCCGCAGACCACGGACGACAGCTCGCTGAGCCGTCGTTCCGTCCTTCGCACCACAGCCGGCGCGGTGGGAGTCGCGGGCACCGGACTCGGACTCGGGGCGCTCGGCTCCGGCTCGGCATCGGCCGCCGAGCACCCCGCGGACTCCGAAGCCCTGTCCGTTCCGGCCCGCAGGGGCGCCACCATGGCCGGGGTCCGCTTCGACCGTCGTTCGACCGTGCGCGTCGGCATCGTGGGGCTCGGCAACCGCGGCGGCAGCATGATCGACCTCTTCCTCGCCGTCGACGGGGTGCGGGTCGTCGCCGTCTGCGATCCGGTGAAGGACAAGGCCGAGCGAGCAGCCGCGAAGGTCACGGCCGCGGGTCAGCCCGCACCCGCCGTGTACACCAAGGGGGAGGACGACTACGCGAACCTCTGCGCACGCGGAGACATCGACTTCGTGTACGTGGCGACGCCCTGGGACTTCCACTTCGAGATGGCCAGGACGGCCATGCTGAACGGCAAGCACGTCGGTGTCGAGTGTCCGATCGCACTGCGGCTGGACCAGCTCTGGGAGCTGGTCGACCTCTCCGAACGGACCAGGCGCCACTGTATGCAGCTGGAGAACTGCTGTTACGGGCGCAACGAGATGCGGGTGCTGCGGATGGCGCACGCCGGTCTGTTCGGTGATCTGCTGCACGGGGCGGGCGCCTACAACCACGACCTGCGCGGCCTGATGTTCGACCCGGACTACTACGAGGGCCCCTGGCGGCGGTTGTGGCACACGCGGCTGCGCGGTGACCTGTACCCCAACCACGGCTTCGGCCCGGTCTCCAACTACATGGACGTCAACCGCGGCGATCGCGCGGTCAGCATCACGAGTGTCGGCACGCCCTCGCTCGGTCTCGCCGCCTACCGCAAGGAGCACATGCCTGCCGGCGACGCGAGCTGGAAGGAGACCTACATCGAGAGCGACCGGACGATCAGTCTCGTCCAGACCGCCAAGGGCCGGGTGATACGCCTGGAGCACGACGTGTCGACACCTCACCCCTACTCGCGGATCAACAGCCTCGGCGGCACGAAAGGGGTGTTCGAGGACTACCCGGAGCGGATCTACCTCGAACCGGACCACTCGAACGACGAGTGGGCCGACTTCGGCGCGTACGCCGACTGGGACCACTGGCTGTGGAAGGAACACTCCGACCCGCCGGGAGGCCATGGCGGGATGGACTACATGATGGTGTTCAGGCTGATGCAGTGCATGCGGCTCGGGCTCGCCCCCGACTTCGACGTGTACGACGCCGCCACCTGGACCGCGCCCGTGCCGCTCAGCCACCTGTCGATCAAGGCCAAGGGTGCGCCGCAGCAGATCCCCGACTTCACCCGGGGCGAGTGGAGGAAGGCACGTTCCGGCGTGGACTCCGACCGACCCACCGAATAG
- a CDS encoding ABC transporter transmembrane domain-containing protein: protein MQIRDLPYTDPGDPDVRSGPRFLFWLGRSQLNGQLKSLSWGLLHHCAIAGLPLAVGLSVQAVIDRSGRDLVTAGVLLVVLGVLISVGDTMLHRTAVTNWITAAARVQQLLARRTAELGSALTRRVAAGEVVAVSTGDVEKIGWFVEALSRFLAAATALVLICVGLVLYLPSLGVLVAIATPVLALAVLPLLPRATRRADLQREKAGRATELASDTVAGLRVLRGIGGEELFLGRYRRASQEVREAAVRSARMWSLISAIQVFLPGVLLISLVWYGATLARDGRIDVGQLVTVYSAATLMLFPLRNVEEIAMAYSFSRPSAQRAVRVLSLRRSVRPPTADAEAPLGDLYDPATGLMAPQGVFTAVVCGDPDEAGRLAERLGGHAEQDEASPPVPSVLLGGVALDELPLDTARTAVLVQDKDPVLLSGTLRELLDVPSSGEVTARDALAAARCDDVLDALAQASVDADGDPMNTRITERGRSLSGGQRQRLALARSLVTDPQVLVLDEPTSAVDSHTEARVAAGIEQLRRGRTTVAFASSPLLLDLADRVVLVRGGTVVAAGTHRGLLRHEPLYRAVVTRETEEEAVEAAAQDGLATVDGLRPARAAEEIEERA from the coding sequence ATGCAGATTCGCGATCTTCCGTACACGGATCCCGGCGATCCCGATGTACGGTCCGGCCCCCGCTTCCTGTTCTGGCTCGGGCGAAGTCAGCTCAACGGCCAGCTCAAGTCCCTCTCCTGGGGGCTGCTCCACCACTGCGCGATCGCCGGCCTCCCCCTCGCGGTCGGCCTGTCGGTGCAGGCCGTCATCGACCGTTCCGGCCGGGACCTCGTGACGGCCGGCGTCCTCCTCGTCGTCCTCGGCGTCCTCATCTCCGTCGGCGACACCATGCTCCACCGGACGGCGGTCACCAACTGGATCACCGCCGCGGCCCGGGTGCAGCAGCTGCTTGCCCGCAGGACGGCGGAGCTGGGATCGGCGCTGACCCGCAGGGTGGCCGCCGGAGAAGTGGTCGCGGTGTCCACCGGCGACGTCGAGAAGATCGGATGGTTCGTCGAGGCGCTGTCGCGCTTCCTGGCCGCCGCGACCGCCCTCGTGCTGATCTGTGTGGGCTTGGTCCTCTACCTGCCCTCGCTGGGCGTGCTGGTCGCGATCGCCACCCCGGTGCTGGCGCTGGCCGTCCTGCCGCTGCTACCCCGGGCCACCCGCCGGGCGGATCTCCAGCGCGAGAAGGCGGGACGCGCCACGGAGCTGGCCTCCGACACGGTCGCCGGGCTGCGGGTGCTGCGCGGCATCGGCGGCGAGGAGCTGTTCCTCGGACGCTACCGGCGTGCCTCCCAGGAGGTCCGTGAGGCCGCCGTGCGCAGTGCCCGGATGTGGTCCCTCATCTCGGCGATCCAGGTGTTCCTGCCGGGAGTTCTGCTGATCTCTCTGGTCTGGTACGGGGCGACGCTCGCCCGGGACGGCCGGATCGACGTCGGTCAGCTGGTCACCGTCTACAGCGCGGCGACCCTGATGCTGTTCCCGCTGCGCAACGTGGAGGAGATCGCCATGGCGTACTCCTTCTCGCGGCCCTCCGCGCAGCGCGCGGTCCGTGTGCTGTCCCTGCGTCGCAGCGTCCGCCCCCCGACGGCGGACGCCGAGGCGCCTCTGGGCGATCTGTACGACCCGGCGACCGGGCTGATGGCGCCGCAGGGCGTGTTCACCGCGGTGGTCTGCGGCGATCCCGACGAGGCCGGGCGGCTGGCGGAACGGCTCGGCGGACACGCCGAGCAGGACGAGGCGTCCCCACCGGTTCCCTCGGTGCTGCTGGGCGGGGTGGCGCTGGACGAGCTGCCGCTCGACACCGCGCGGACCGCGGTGCTCGTGCAGGACAAGGACCCGGTGCTGCTCTCCGGGACACTGCGGGAGCTGCTGGACGTGCCGTCCTCGGGCGAGGTGACGGCCCGGGACGCGCTCGCCGCAGCCCGCTGCGACGACGTGCTCGACGCGCTGGCCCAGGCCTCCGTCGACGCGGACGGCGACCCGATGAACACCCGGATCACCGAGCGCGGCAGGTCTCTGTCGGGCGGTCAGCGCCAGCGGCTCGCCCTGGCCCGTTCCCTGGTCACCGACCCGCAGGTGCTCGTGCTCGACGAGCCGACGTCCGCAGTGGACTCGCACACGGAGGCCAGGGTCGCCGCCGGCATCGAGCAGCTGCGCCGGGGCCGTACGACGGTGGCCTTCGCCTCGTCACCTCTGCTGCTCGACCTCGCCGACCGCGTCGTCCTCGTTCGCGGGGGCACCGTCGTGGCCGCGGGGACACACCGCGGACTGCTTCGGCACGAACCCCTGTACCGGGCCGTCGTGACCCGCGAGACCGAGGAAGAGGCCGTGGAAGCGGCCGCACAGGACGGGCTCGCCACGGTCGACGGTCTCCGGCCGGCCCGTGCGGCCGAGGAAATCGAGGAGCGCGCATGA
- a CDS encoding NAD(P)-binding domain-containing protein → MNNFGTRELDVVVIGAGQAGLSAAYHLRRAGLGPDREFVVLDHAPRPGGAWQFRWPSLTYGKVHGMHSLPGMELTGADDSRPSSEVIGGYFDAYEQRFGLRVHRPVEVSAVREGADGRLLVETSEGVYATRTLINATGTWDRPFWPRYPGQETFRGRQLHTANYPGPTEFAGLRVIVVGGGASGTQHLMEIAEVASETYWVTRRPPVFREGPFGEVQGRAAVAMVEERVRRGLPPQSVVSVTGLPLNDAVRRARDEGVLDRLPMFERITPEGVAWPDGRTVEADVILWATGFRAAVDHLAPLRLREPGGGIRVEDTRAVRDARVHLVGYGPSASTIGANRAGREAVRSVTRLLDGVPA, encoded by the coding sequence GTGAACAACTTTGGGACGCGTGAGCTGGACGTGGTCGTCATCGGCGCCGGGCAGGCCGGGCTGTCCGCCGCCTACCACCTGCGCCGCGCCGGCCTCGGGCCCGACCGGGAATTCGTCGTGCTGGACCACGCGCCCCGGCCCGGCGGCGCCTGGCAGTTCCGCTGGCCTTCACTGACGTACGGCAAGGTGCACGGGATGCACTCCCTGCCCGGTATGGAACTGACCGGTGCGGATGACAGCAGGCCCTCGTCAGAGGTGATCGGGGGCTATTTCGACGCCTACGAGCAACGTTTCGGTCTGCGCGTGCACCGCCCCGTCGAGGTGAGCGCCGTACGCGAGGGCGCAGATGGCCGACTGCTGGTCGAGACCTCCGAGGGCGTGTACGCAACGCGCACCCTGATCAACGCCACCGGCACCTGGGACCGGCCGTTCTGGCCCCGCTACCCCGGCCAGGAGACCTTCCGTGGAAGGCAGTTGCACACTGCGAACTACCCGGGGCCCACGGAGTTCGCCGGCCTGAGGGTGATCGTGGTCGGCGGCGGCGCGTCGGGCACCCAGCATCTGATGGAGATCGCCGAGGTGGCGTCGGAGACGTACTGGGTGACTCGGCGCCCTCCGGTCTTCCGGGAGGGGCCGTTCGGCGAGGTGCAGGGGCGGGCAGCGGTGGCCATGGTCGAGGAGCGCGTACGCCGCGGGCTGCCGCCGCAGAGTGTGGTGAGCGTGACCGGGCTGCCGCTGAACGACGCCGTGCGGCGTGCACGCGATGAGGGAGTACTCGATCGGCTCCCCATGTTCGAACGCATCACGCCGGAAGGCGTGGCCTGGCCCGACGGCCGCACGGTGGAGGCCGATGTCATCCTCTGGGCGACCGGCTTCCGGGCCGCCGTCGATCATCTCGCGCCGCTGAGACTCCGCGAGCCCGGCGGCGGCATCCGTGTCGAGGACACCCGGGCCGTGCGGGACGCGCGCGTCCATCTCGTCGGGTACGGCCCGTCCGCCAGCACGATCGGCGCCAACCGGGCAGGCCGGGAGGCGGTCCGTTCGGTGACCCGGTTGTTGGACGGCGTACCGGCCTGA
- a CDS encoding MarR family winged helix-turn-helix transcriptional regulator, which yields MDSPDSDGMLAEQLLRLTRRLQRIQSRQLEPIGITPAQFRLLRTTAHYEGAPRMADLAERLDVVPRAVTTLVDGLEASGRVRRAPDPTNRRVVRIEITKEGREVLRSMRAARKAAAEEILAPLTAEQREVLGGLLTALVDGMPERRRC from the coding sequence ATGGACTCCCCCGACTCCGACGGCATGCTCGCCGAGCAGCTCCTGCGACTCACGCGCCGCCTCCAGCGCATCCAGAGCCGCCAGCTGGAGCCGATCGGCATCACTCCGGCCCAGTTCCGCCTGCTGCGCACGACCGCGCACTACGAGGGCGCGCCCCGGATGGCCGATCTCGCCGAGCGGCTCGACGTCGTCCCCCGGGCGGTGACCACTCTGGTCGACGGCCTGGAGGCGAGCGGCAGGGTGCGGCGTGCCCCGGATCCGACCAACCGCCGGGTGGTCCGTATCGAGATCACGAAGGAGGGCCGGGAGGTGCTCCGTTCGATGCGCGCCGCGCGGAAGGCGGCCGCGGAGGAGATCCTGGCTCCATTGACCGCCGAACAGCGTGAGGTGCTCGGCGGCCTGCTCACCGCTCTGGTCGACGGGATGCCGGAGCGCCGCCGCTGCTGA
- a CDS encoding ABC transporter ATP-binding protein, with product MKPDEPAWTPPAADSGQPPAELRRIFRLFRPYRARLTVVGLLVGASSLVSVASPFLLREILDTAIPQGRTGLLTLLALGMILTAVMTSVFGVLQTLISTTVGQRVMHDLRTAVYTQLQRMPLAFFTRTRTGEVQSRIANDIGGMQATVTSTATSLVSNLTSVVATVVAMLALDWRLTVVSLLLLPVFVWISRRVGRERKKITTQRQKQMAAMAATVTESLSVSGILLGRTMGRSDSLTQSFSEESERLVDLEVRSSMAGRWRMSTIGIVMAAMPAVIYWAAGLTLQSGVTAVSIGTLVAFVSLQQGLFRPAVSLLSTGVQMQTSLALFARIFEYLDLEVDITEPEKPVRLEKIRGEVAFEDVTFSYDAKSGPTLSGVDVTVPAGNSLAVVGPTGSGKSTLSYLVPRLYDVTGGRVTIDGVDVRDLDFDTLARAVGVVSQETYLFHASVAENLRFAKPDATDEEIEAATRTAQIHDHIAGLPDGYDTLVGERGYRFSGGEKQRLAIARTILRDPPVLILDEATSALDTRTEHAVQQAIDALSKGRTTLTIAHRLSTVRDADQIIVLDDGRVAERGTHEELLAQDGRYAALIRRDSHPAPAATSESHLAPAAT from the coding sequence ATGAAACCCGACGAACCCGCCTGGACACCTCCAGCCGCAGACTCCGGCCAGCCGCCTGCCGAGCTGCGCCGCATCTTCCGTCTCTTCCGTCCGTACCGGGCCAGACTCACCGTGGTGGGCCTGCTGGTCGGCGCCTCCTCCCTGGTGTCGGTCGCCTCACCGTTCCTGCTCCGCGAGATCCTGGACACCGCGATCCCCCAGGGCCGCACGGGTCTCCTCACGCTGCTCGCACTCGGCATGATCCTCACGGCCGTGATGACCAGCGTCTTCGGTGTCCTGCAGACCCTGATCTCCACGACGGTCGGACAGCGCGTCATGCACGACCTGCGCACCGCCGTCTACACCCAGCTCCAGCGGATGCCGCTCGCCTTCTTCACCCGGACCCGCACCGGCGAGGTCCAGTCCCGCATCGCCAACGACATCGGCGGAATGCAGGCGACGGTCACCTCCACCGCGACCTCCCTGGTCTCCAACCTGACCTCCGTGGTCGCCACCGTGGTCGCCATGCTCGCCCTGGACTGGCGGCTCACCGTCGTCTCGCTGCTCCTGCTGCCCGTCTTCGTCTGGATCAGCCGCCGTGTCGGCCGGGAACGCAAGAAAATCACCACCCAGCGCCAGAAGCAGATGGCCGCGATGGCAGCCACGGTCACCGAATCACTCTCGGTCAGCGGCATCCTGCTCGGCCGCACCATGGGCCGCTCGGACTCCCTCACCCAGAGTTTCTCCGAGGAGTCGGAGCGCCTGGTCGACCTCGAGGTGCGCTCCAGCATGGCGGGGCGCTGGAGGATGTCCACCATCGGGATCGTGATGGCCGCCATGCCTGCCGTCATCTACTGGGCAGCGGGCCTCACCCTCCAGTCGGGCGTCACCGCTGTCTCCATCGGCACACTGGTCGCCTTCGTCTCGCTCCAGCAGGGCCTGTTCCGTCCCGCCGTGAGCCTGCTCTCCACCGGTGTGCAGATGCAGACCTCCCTCGCCCTGTTCGCCCGCATCTTCGAGTACCTCGATCTCGAAGTGGACATCACCGAACCGGAGAAGCCTGTCCGGCTCGAGAAGATCCGCGGTGAGGTCGCCTTCGAGGACGTCACCTTCAGCTACGACGCGAAGAGCGGCCCGACCCTGAGCGGCGTCGACGTGACCGTGCCCGCGGGGAACAGCCTGGCCGTCGTCGGACCCACGGGTTCGGGCAAGTCCACACTCAGCTATCTGGTGCCGAGGCTGTACGACGTCACAGGGGGCCGGGTCACGATCGACGGGGTCGATGTGCGCGACCTCGATTTCGACACCCTCGCCCGCGCCGTCGGCGTGGTCTCCCAGGAGACGTACCTCTTCCACGCCTCGGTCGCGGAGAACCTCCGCTTCGCCAAGCCGGACGCCACCGACGAGGAGATCGAGGCCGCGACCCGCACCGCGCAGATCCACGACCACATCGCGGGGCTCCCCGACGGCTACGACACCCTGGTCGGCGAACGCGGGTACCGGTTCTCAGGTGGCGAGAAGCAACGGCTGGCCATCGCCCGCACCATTCTCCGGGACCCGCCCGTGCTGATCCTCGACGAGGCGACCAGCGCCCTCGACACCCGTACGGAACACGCTGTACAGCAGGCCATCGACGCCCTGTCGAAGGGGCGCACCACGCTCACCATCGCGCACCGGCTCTCCACCGTCAGGGACGCGGACCAGATCATCGTCCTGGACGACGGCCGTGTGGCAGAGCGTGGCACGCACGAGGAACTGCTCGCGCAGGACGGACGCTACGCCGCCCTGATCCGCCGTGACAGCCATCCGGCCCCGGCAGCCACGAGCGAAAGCCACCTGGCCCCGGCAGCCACGTGA
- a CDS encoding secondary thiamine-phosphate synthase enzyme YjbQ, with protein MPATFATHLLSVTTGRTETVADLTEDCAQFLARTAHGRDGLLNVFVPHATAGIAILETGAGSDDDLLTALQTLLPADDRWRHRHGSPGHGRDHVLPALVPPHATLPVVGGRLELGTWQSVCLVDTNVDNTDRQVRLSFLG; from the coding sequence ATGCCCGCCACCTTTGCCACACACCTGCTGAGCGTCACCACGGGACGCACCGAAACGGTCGCCGACCTGACCGAGGACTGCGCACAGTTCCTCGCCCGAACCGCGCACGGCAGGGACGGCCTGCTCAACGTCTTCGTACCCCATGCCACCGCCGGGATCGCGATCCTGGAGACCGGGGCCGGCAGCGACGACGACCTCCTGACCGCCCTGCAGACCCTCCTCCCGGCCGACGACCGCTGGCGCCACCGCCACGGAAGCCCCGGCCACGGCCGCGACCACGTACTCCCGGCACTCGTACCCCCGCATGCCACGCTGCCGGTGGTCGGGGGGAGGCTGGAGCTGGGGACGTGGCAGTCGGTGTGTCTGGTGGACACGAACGTCGACAATACGGACCGTCAGGTGCGGCTGAGCTTCCTCGGATAG
- a CDS encoding FAD-binding and (Fe-S)-binding domain-containing protein, whose amino-acid sequence MPLLEPKPEALRPGTARAPSPDRVPGWKASGSPAELRAGLTALLGPEKVLWQISDLVRYASDASPYRFLPQVVVVPEDLDDISAILSYAHGNGRGVVFRAAGTSLNGQAQGEDILVDVRRHWTGVEVLDGGARARIRPGTTVMRANAALARHGRVLGPDPASAIACTVGGVVANNASGMTAGTTRNSYRTVSSLTFVLPSGTVVDTGEADADELLRHAEPHLCDELLALKAEIEADERLTARIRAKYEIKNTNGYRLDAFLDGSTPVEILRGLMVGSEGTFGFISEVVFDTLPLDRHVSSALLFFPSLSAAAAAVPRFNEAGATAVELMDGNTLRASVRVEGVPSDWAGLPQGTTALLVEFRAPDEDALTVCERAAASVVDGIGLVAPAVSVTNEFTRDPGAVSGYWKARKAFVTAVGGSRPAGTTLITEDFAVPPSRLSEACEALLALQAVHGFDAAVAGHAAHGNLHFLLAFDAAEPADVERYAAFMEEFCTLVVDRFDGSLKAEHATGRNIAPFLEREWGPTATALMWRTKEAIDPDGVLAPRIVLDRDPAAHLRGLKTIPKVEPVADPCIECGFCEPTCPSEDLTTTPRQRIVLRREMMRQPDGSPVEAGLLDAYGYDAVDTCAGDSTCKLACPVGIDTGAMMKDFRHRRHSAREERVAALTARHFGFVEASARVALGVADVVTRRAGDRLLEAVTRLARRAVRPDLVPEWLPEIPGAASRALPPTSRSGARAVYYPACVNRIFAGPGEDAGALSLAESVVSLSARAGRPVWIPEDVSGTCCATIWHSKGYDVADAIMANRIVEAAWGWTGGGSLPLVVDASSCTLGLAHEVVPHLTEDNRALHREMTFVDSLVWAADELLPHLTVFRRAGSAVLHPTCSMEHLGDVPHLRTVAEACAEEVVVPDDVGCCGFAGDRGMLHKELTDSATAKEAAEVNTRPYDAYLSANRTCEIGMDRATGHRYHSALIELERATRPVL is encoded by the coding sequence ATGCCGCTGCTGGAGCCGAAGCCGGAAGCCCTGCGCCCCGGTACGGCACGTGCCCCGTCCCCCGATCGGGTGCCCGGCTGGAAGGCGTCGGGGAGCCCGGCGGAACTGCGGGCCGGCCTGACCGCCCTGCTCGGTCCGGAGAAGGTGCTCTGGCAGATCTCGGACCTGGTGCGGTATGCCTCCGATGCGAGCCCGTACCGCTTCCTGCCGCAGGTCGTCGTGGTCCCCGAGGACCTGGACGACATCTCGGCGATCCTCTCCTACGCGCACGGCAACGGCCGCGGTGTCGTCTTCAGGGCCGCCGGCACCAGCCTCAACGGCCAGGCGCAGGGCGAGGACATCCTCGTCGACGTACGCCGGCACTGGACGGGGGTCGAGGTCCTCGACGGCGGTGCCCGGGCCCGGATCCGGCCCGGGACCACCGTCATGCGGGCCAATGCCGCGCTCGCCCGGCACGGGCGGGTCCTTGGCCCCGATCCCGCCAGTGCCATCGCCTGCACCGTCGGTGGGGTCGTGGCCAACAACGCCTCGGGCATGACCGCGGGCACCACCAGGAATTCGTACCGTACGGTCTCCTCGCTGACCTTCGTCCTGCCGAGCGGCACGGTGGTCGACACGGGTGAGGCGGACGCCGACGAGCTGCTGCGCCACGCGGAACCGCACCTGTGCGACGAGCTGCTGGCGCTGAAGGCCGAGATCGAGGCCGACGAGCGGCTCACCGCCCGGATCCGTGCCAAGTACGAGATCAAGAACACCAACGGCTACCGCCTCGACGCGTTCCTGGACGGATCGACCCCGGTGGAGATCCTGCGGGGCCTGATGGTCGGCTCCGAGGGCACCTTCGGATTCATCTCCGAGGTCGTCTTCGACACCCTGCCCCTGGACCGCCACGTCTCGTCCGCGCTCCTGTTCTTCCCCTCCCTCTCGGCGGCCGCGGCGGCCGTGCCCCGCTTCAACGAGGCGGGGGCCACCGCCGTGGAGCTGATGGACGGCAACACCCTGCGCGCCTCGGTCCGGGTCGAGGGCGTTCCCTCGGACTGGGCGGGGCTCCCGCAGGGGACGACCGCGCTGCTGGTGGAGTTCCGCGCCCCGGACGAAGACGCGCTGACCGTCTGCGAGCGGGCCGCGGCCTCGGTCGTCGACGGCATCGGTCTCGTGGCTCCTGCGGTCTCCGTCACCAACGAGTTCACGCGCGACCCCGGCGCCGTCTCGGGGTACTGGAAGGCGCGGAAGGCGTTCGTCACCGCCGTAGGCGGCTCCCGTCCCGCGGGCACGACCCTGATCACCGAGGACTTCGCAGTCCCCCCGTCCCGGCTGTCGGAAGCCTGCGAGGCGTTGCTCGCCCTGCAGGCCGTCCACGGCTTCGACGCCGCGGTCGCGGGTCACGCGGCGCACGGAAACCTGCATTTCCTGCTGGCCTTCGACGCCGCGGAGCCGGCCGACGTCGAACGCTACGCCGCGTTCATGGAGGAGTTCTGCACGCTCGTCGTCGACCGCTTCGACGGGTCGCTGAAGGCGGAGCACGCCACGGGACGGAACATCGCGCCGTTCCTGGAGAGGGAGTGGGGTCCCACCGCGACCGCTCTCATGTGGCGCACGAAGGAGGCCATCGACCCGGACGGGGTCCTGGCCCCCCGGATCGTGCTGGACCGGGATCCGGCGGCGCATCTGCGCGGGCTCAAGACCATCCCCAAGGTCGAGCCGGTCGCCGACCCGTGCATCGAGTGCGGCTTCTGCGAGCCGACCTGTCCCAGCGAGGACCTCACCACCACGCCGCGCCAACGGATCGTGCTGCGCCGGGAAATGATGCGCCAGCCGGACGGCTCCCCGGTGGAGGCCGGCCTGCTGGACGCCTACGGCTACGACGCCGTGGACACCTGCGCGGGCGACTCCACCTGCAAGCTCGCATGTCCCGTCGGCATCGACACCGGCGCGATGATGAAGGACTTCCGCCATCGTCGTCACTCCGCCCGTGAGGAGCGGGTGGCAGCTCTGACCGCGCGGCACTTCGGGTTCGTGGAGGCGTCGGCCCGGGTCGCCCTCGGTGTGGCCGACGTCGTGACCCGCCGTGCCGGCGACCGGCTGCTGGAGGCCGTGACCCGGCTCGCCCGCAGGGCCGTGCGTCCGGACCTGGTGCCGGAATGGCTGCCGGAGATCCCCGGCGCCGCGTCCCGCGCCCTGCCGCCCACCTCCCGGTCCGGTGCGCGCGCCGTCTACTACCCGGCCTGCGTGAACCGCATCTTCGCCGGACCCGGCGAGGACGCCGGAGCGCTGTCGCTCGCCGAGTCCGTCGTCTCCCTCTCCGCGCGGGCCGGCAGACCCGTATGGATTCCCGAGGACGTCTCGGGCACCTGCTGCGCGACGATCTGGCACTCCAAGGGATATGACGTCGCCGACGCGATCATGGCCAATCGCATCGTGGAGGCCGCCTGGGGCTGGACCGGAGGTGGTTCTCTGCCGCTGGTCGTCGACGCGTCGTCGTGCACCCTGGGCCTGGCCCACGAGGTGGTTCCCCATCTCACGGAGGACAACCGGGCGTTGCACCGGGAGATGACGTTCGTCGACTCCCTCGTCTGGGCCGCTGACGAGCTGCTCCCCCATCTGACGGTGTTCCGCCGGGCGGGTTCCGCCGTCCTGCATCCCACCTGCTCGATGGAGCATCTCGGCGACGTCCCCCACCTGCGCACGGTGGCGGAGGCCTGCGCCGAGGAGGTCGTCGTGCCCGACGACGTCGGCTGCTGCGGGTTCGCGGGCGACCGGGGCATGCTGCACAAGGAGCTGACGGACTCGGCGACCGCCAAGGAGGCTGCGGAGGTCAACACCCGTCCGTACGACGCCTATCTGTCGGCGAACCGTACGTGCGAGATCGGGATGGACCGTGCGACCGGCCACCGTTACCACTCGGCCCTCATCGAGCTGGAGCGGGCGACCCGGCCGGTCCTCTGA